The following DNA comes from Syntrophales bacterium.
TGCCAAGGCGGCTTTCGGTTTTGGTGATGTCAACAGTTGCTTGATTTTTAAGAAATGGGAAGGATAATTTAAAAAAATTTTTACGAGGAGAAAAGTATGGACGAAAAGAAAATCTATGAAGAATTAACAAATATTTTGAGACTTTACGCAAAAAATCCAGAAGAGCTTGAAAAAGCTACGAGAGATACCCATATCTTAAATGATCTCAAGGTAAATTCCGCACGTCTCGTAGATGTTATTATCAAATGCGAGGATGTTTTTGGTATCAGCATAGAAGACGATGAGGCGGATAAAATAAGAACCATAGGAGATGCACTGGAGATTATAAAGGGTAAAGTAGAAGTGACTGCTTAATATCAGGGTATAATTAAGGCGAAAGTTTTTCGATGTCTCCAAAAATGTTATTAAGCAGGTATCATAATTCTTTGAAGGATAGTTTGTTTCCGATAAGTTCGGAGAATGGGTGATGATGACAAGTGTAACCAAAGGGCTTTTACAACTTCAATATATTCTGGGTTGGATGGCAATCTTTATCCTTGGCCCACTATATTTCACTGCCATCAAACTGATGAGATACCGGGTGAGGGGCCTCAAGGAACTCAGGCGGGAATTTTCCCTGCAACTCAAAAAGCATGAAGGTCCATGGATCATCTGTGCCAATCACCTGACGATGGTTGATTCTATGCTCTTAACCTATTCAATTGCATCGTTATGCACCCACCTCAGGCATTATCGAGTGCTTCCGTGGAATTTACCGGAACGGGATAATTTTCAGCGGAGCATCTTCCTGACGGTGTTCTGTTACCTGGCCAAATGTATTCCTATCAATCGCGGCGGCGATCGCAAAGAAATGAAAAAGACACTCGATAAGTGTGCCTACCTCTTGAGGAAGAAGCAGCCTCTGATGATTTTCCCGGAGGGGGGGCGTTCCCGTACCGGCCGTGTGGATGCGGAAAATTTCTCTTACGGCGTGGGCCGTTTTATCAAGGATGTTGATAATTGTAAGGTTATGTGTATTTATCTCCGGGGTGACGGTCAGGAGACCTACGGGACAATTCCTAAGTTTGGTGAACGTTTTACCGCGCTCGTGAGTGTCCTCGAACCACAAAAGACGGAGCATAGTGGTCTCCGCGCGCAACGATACTATGCCGAGGAAATTATAAAACGCTTGGCGCAACTGGAGGAAGATTACTTTGTCTTACGTGGGCAACGATATAGTGGACTTGACCGATGCCGGTGCGAGGGGAAAGAGCCGGAATATACGCTTCGTCAACCGCGTTTTTATTCCAGATGAGCAGAGGCAAATATTTGACTCTTCGCATCCCGATATCGTACTCTGGGCTTTGTGGGCCGGTAAGGAAACTGCGTATAAGATTATAAGAAAATCTATCTCTGGCGCTCCTTTCATACCGTTACTTTATAAAGTAAGCTGCCCAGAAAATTGTAAAAGGGCAGGCAGGTTTCCCCTCGAAAATGACCATATTCCTGGAATTACTGATACACCGTGGGGTAAAGTTACAATAAGAATCTTCATTACCTGCGATTACATACACTGTATCGGAACCATGGATCTTTCAGGAGGAATAGATTCAGTCGTCTGGAAGGTAGACCTTCTTCCTCCAGTCGCGGAAGCTATAGCGGAATATGAAGATGAATCGGCCTTTCTGCGTGAAACTATCAGAAGACATCTCTCGGTATTTCTGAATCGGACTCCAGAAGAAATTGAGATACGGCGTTCCGAAGGCGCCTTAGGCCCCCCCTTCGTATACTTAAAAGATAAGCCTGCCGGGATTGATATCAGTCTAAGTCATGACGGCAAGTTTACCGCTTATGCCTTCATAATTTCCGGTGATAAGCTGTTCTCTATTTCTTAAATTTATCAACTAAGCTTTGTAAACCAGAATTTTACGAAATCATCATGATTGCTGCCATAGAACGTTTAGGCGATGCCTCTCTCAACACAACCAGATCATTACGGGATACCATTTCCTTTGCCATGCGGGTCATTTTAAGGATGTTTGACAGAAAAACTTACAACAGCGCCATGAAGATGGTTCTCATCGATCAGATATATTTTACCTCTGTCCAGATTTTACCTTTATTTATAACTGCTTCGGTTATCTTTGGTTCACTTTTGACCGGCATCGTTTTTAAAGTTATTAAAGATTTGGGTTTGGTAGAATACTTAGGGCGCATCTTGATGGGTTTTGTGGTTACAGAAATGTCCCCCTTTATTACTGTAATGCTGATTGCCCTGCGGTCAAGTTCTGCCATTAATACCGAAGTTGCCGTGATGAAAGTCAATAAGGAATTAAAAACGTTGGAAGTGTTTAATATTGATGTTATCAACTACCTGTTCTTACCAAGGATCATCAATGGTATGATATCACTTATCTTATTGAGCAGCCTTTTTTCCATTGTGGTTTTGACAAGCGGTTTATTATTCTCCAGGATTATACTGGGGATGAGTCTGGACGCTTATACCCGTGTTCTATTAACTTCGGTTGATTTTTCTGATATAATTATTCTCATTTTAAAATGTGCCACCTTTGGCTTTTTTATTACATTACTTCCCATACGATGCGGTATGACTGCTTCCAACGAGTTGACAAGTATCCCCGTTTCGGTCTTAAATGGGATGGTAAAGGTCTTTATCTCTATCGTGATCATTGAGGTGCTGACATTAATCGCAAGGTCTATTTAAGGCTCTTTGAAGACAGAGATATACTCAACAGAGAGTTGGAAGAATTTATCACAGAAAACAAAGGGCGGCTGGGTTTGGTTTCCCTTGATGCGCCTCTCATCTCGAACCTTGATGTATGGATCAATATTGCCCTGATCAGGGAGTATCACCAGAATCTACCGAGAACGGAAGCGGAGGATATGGTCTTTGAATATCTGCGAAGATATGGCATGGAAAACACGGCATATAAAAGAAACTCTGCTTTAACTAACAGAGAGCGGTTTTGTGCGATGCTTTTGAGGGCCGCGATGGTCGCGGATGCCGTCATCGTGATTGACAGACCTTTTACGATAATACCGGATCTTAAAGATGCCTCCTTTATTGACGAGGCCATAAAAACGAGCGACGATCTGTTTACACAGTGCCATATTTTCGACTATACATGGAACAAAGACCGTTACAGGATGAGTGATGCCTGCTAAAAAAATTGAATTCAAAGTTGGGTTGTTTATCATTGTGACGACACTATTGATCATTGGCTCCTTAGGGTATGTAGCCTATAAAAAGGGAATCTTTGAGGAAGTACATACCTTTACCCTCTCGTCGAAATCGGGCGAAGAACTGACAGAGGGGATGCCCGTCGTTTTTGCGGGTTTCAAGATAGGTGTTGTCCATAGCTTAGAGCTCAGTGAGAACGGAAGTGTTATTATCAAGATCAGGGTACCGGAACGTCACGTCAAGTGGATAAGGTCAGACAGCAGGTTCATCGTCAATAAACCTTTCATCGGTTCCTCCCGTATTGTCGTCTTGACGGATGACTTGGGCAGTCCTGTGTTGTCAAAGGAAAAAGTGCCAGAGGTGACCACAGCCAGTGACATCAACGAGGCGATAAAGAAACTCCAGCCAATCTTTGAAGAAGTGAATAAGATAACGGCAAATGTCGAAAAAGTGACGGCGAATCTGGCTGATCCCCAGGGCGACGTGCGGAAAATTCTGAGAAACTCCGAGCAAATCACCGCTCAAGTTGATTCCATCCTTAAAGACGATGTGCGAGAAATTTTGAAAAACTCCGAGCAAGTCACCGTCCGGGTTGATTCCATCCTTCAAAAGGTGGATACGATGGCGGCAAAGACTGATGAAACGATGTACGGGAAAGAGGGACTTCTGTCCCTGGTGCGCAAAATCCTTGAAGACTTGCTTGTTAAGCTTGGGAGAATAGATGCCGCCCTTGATAATGTCGTCAAGATCAGCGCTGATACGGCTGACGCCACAACGGATCTTAGACTATTGAGAAGCGAGATCGAGGCGACCGTGAATTCTATTAACGACATGGTAAAGGAATTGAACAGAAAGATACCCTTTAAAGAGAAACCTGAGATAAAACTTCCATGAAGATATTTTTATGTTTATTCGCTTTTTCTATCTTGCTTGTCGGGTGCGGAGCAAAGCCTGTCCCTAACTGGAAAAATGTGAGCTTCCATCAACTGGAAAGTTATAAAAAGAGCTATTTAATCGGCAAGGTGAGGATCGCCGAACTCCACTTCTCTAAAGCCATAGAAGAGATAAAGAAAAGCGGCGATCTGAACATCCTGGCCATGGCTTACCTGACAAAATACGCCGTAAACGTCGCTGTCCTTGAGGATTTCGATGATCGTGATTATTTACAGATAGACTCTGTGCAACATGATCCTAAGAACAAGAACTTTTACAACTTTTTAAAAGGTGTCTTTGATCAGGTTGATGAAAGGTTGCTTCCCGGGGAGTACAGGAATTTCCTCAAGACTCTCAGGCATGGGAGGGAGGGTGCAATGGAACAGGAAATTGCCAACATAGAGGATCCCCTCTCGAAACTCATTGCCACCGGTTTGCTTGTGCGACATCACAGGTGCCCTGAGATGATTTTGCAGGTCGCTGCCGATACGGCTTCAGCGAACGGGTGGAAGAAGGCCCTCGTGGCCTATCTCGAAAAGCTTCAGTCCATCTACGAAGCAAAAAAAGAGATGGAAAAAGCAGCCAATGTTCAAAAGAGGCTCCAGCTTATAAAGAATTAAACGCCGTATGATTTATTGCTTGAAAATTCAGAAAAAGCAGGAGTAATTTTAATAGTTTTATTTCGTCTGATAGACGGGTGCAACTATTCTGGGGACAGGCGCTATGGCTAATAACATTTTGGAATTATGGTGAAGGAAAATGAGCATTACGGTAATAATTCCGGGTTCATTGAAAGACTGGTTCGGTAGCAGTGATCAGGCTACCTGTGAGGGGAAAACCATGGGGGAGTGCATTGATGATCTTGACAGTAAATTCCCCGGCTTTAGACGCAGAGTGGTTGATGAAAAAGGGGGGATCAGTAGTTCTGTCATGATCTTCCTTGATGGACAGAACCTCCGATCACTGGACGGGCTGGCCACTCCTGTGAAGGATGGCGATGAGGTAAGCATTATTCCTTTTGCGGCAGGGGGGTGATAAAAAAAAGATGATTGTAGACAAACCGGAGTCCCATTTTATCTTTGTCTTCCACCCAAAAATCTTCGAGGGCAAGAAGTACACGGTATATGAGGGCAAAGAGCTCACCAACGGTGAGGTTCTTCAATACTGGGGGAAGTGGATTGTCCTGGGAGAAAGGCCATGGCTTGATGAATTGGCCCGAAAGCTTGACCGGTACGTAGAAGAGGAGGTAATCCCCTGTATCAAATATGATCGCAACCCTTCTGTGAACCTTGGTCTGGCAGAAGCTGTCATGATGGTGTACTGCGACAGGCGCAAAAGTGAGGAGATCTGGCAGATACTCCGGCAGCATGGGGTAAGGATCAAGGCCTGGGTCTCGGAACGGGAGACGATGGAGATGTGGAAACCCGGCGGAGTACTGTTGGAACGGTGGATTGCCTCAATGAATCTCGATGAAGAGGAGGCCAGGGCTACCCGGGAGGATGCAGGAACAAGCCTGGGTTATATTTTTGATCACCCCGACGAGATCTTTTCCCCTTGGGCACAGTGAAGATAAACGGTGTGGTATTTGAAATCTTAAGGGAGGGAACATGGTTGACTTTGCAAAACAGTTGAAGGTTCCATCACTGGACCCCTACTTTTTTGTCCTCGAGGAGGACAGGATTAACATGGACAGGCTGGAGAAGCTCTCGGAGAGGCATCCGATTAACATCCTCATAACTGGTAATCAGGGGTGCGGTAAATCCTCTCTAATAAGACAGTTTGCCAGTTATTATCAGAGACCTATGGCCATCTTTCAGGTAGGGCTCCTTTTAGAGGCCGGGCAGCTTTTTGGGCAGCAGAGGTTGAAAGATGGTGAAACCTTTTATCAGAGTTTCTTATTTCCCAGGGTCATTCGTGTCCCAGGGTGTGTCATCCATCTGGAAGAGATCAACAGGTCTGAGAACCCCCATGCCTTGAATGAGCTCTTTTCGGTACTGTCAGAGGAGCGAAGCATCTGGATTGATGAGCTTGGCCTTGTTGAGGTAGCTCCCCGGGTGATCTTTTTTGCCACCATGAATGAAGGTGTAGAATTTTCAGGTACGGATGAACTGGATGCCGCCCTGAAGGACCGGTTTTACCGCATCCGTCTTGAATACCCTCCTGTAAGTATAGAAAAGGAGATCCTTGTCCTTAAAACTGGCGTTTCCCCGTCTGTGGCGGGTGACATTCTCAACATAGTGAATAAATTGAGAAGCAACAAACAGTCACCTATTGATATCTCTATAAGGCACAGCCTGATGATTGCGGAACTTGCCGCCACGGGGGCGCCTTTACGGGAGGCCATTATCTATAGCCTTCAGATATCAATGGATATCCTCGAATCGTTGCTCCTTTCCATCCATGTGGAAACGGGTGATACGGAGGTAGAACCCCGTCGTTACGAACGATATGTTCCACCAGGCTATATTCCGTCGCAGGGAGGTTGATACCGGTGAATATCAAAATTGCCGAGAGTAATAATGCACCAGCCAAGAATTACATAGCTCCAGAAGGCCCTCAAAAGGCGTACTCCAGATACTGGCGGAAGAATTATTCCCGTCATGAGGCTACTGAGCTGGCTACAGTTCTGACTGCCATGCGCAAGGTAGCCGGTCACATCGGCATTAATGTCAAACCTGTTTTCTGGCGGGGCATGTCCGCTTCTCCAGATAATTCTATTGTCTTGGAGCCGGCTGAAGTCAGGGGAATGTATCCCGTTCCTTTCCGAAAAATTGACCTTCTGGTGGGGCAGGTTGTCCGCGAGGCCTTTGGGTGTATTGAATGGGGTGACTGGGTAAAAGACCAGGTCAAACAACGGCGCTCCCCATTACCGGAAGGGCTAAAAGATTATCTGAGTAGTTTTATCTCTGTCGTGGAAGACCTGTACATCGCTGAACTGGTCCGCCCCACCGTCTGGCACCTTTACCTCTCAAAATATTGGGGATTTCTTATCCGCAAAAGGGAAAGGGATCCTTCACTCCCGCCAACCGCAGCAAGTCTGGCGAGTATCTGGCGGGGAATGGTGTTCTTTCAAACCTTGCCCGATAATCTTCACCATTACTATGACGATCTGATAGAAATCTTGCTGGAATATTCTCAGACCATTAGAGAGCTAAAGGGTCTTTCCACACTGGCCGAGAGGAGAAATAGAAGAGTCGAGATATACCTTGAGATGTGGGACCGCATTTGCTCGATCATTGAAGAGTGGGAAAAGTTTGTCCCCTCTCCCGATGGGGTGAATATTCAGGATGAGGCCGCCCCCAAGGTCAAAACGCCCGAGGCCTTGAGAGAAGAAAAGGAAGAGAATCCTGACCGGGATGATAATAAAGAAGAGGAGCCAGCGGGGCTTGATGAGGAACTTGCCGCTCAGATCAGTTTCAAGCTGGATGAGGGAGAGTCTGATTTAACCCAGCATATATCGGTGGCTGTTGAGGATCCTCAGGCAAAGGCAATGAATACAAGCTTCACCCGGGCAGTTGCCAAATGCAATGTAAGTGCAGATCAATCACAGGTGGAACGTTTAAAGAGAATATTCCAGAGACAGAAGGCCCTGATCAGAAGAGCGAGAATAAAAGGTATTATAAGGGGCGTGGATATGGGAAAGATAGATGCCCGGAGACTATATCGAGTACCTCTGGATGGTAAGATATTTAAAAGGAAAGACATTTCAGGTTCTGACTACTCATGGAACATCAGTATTGTAGCAGATGCCTCAGCCTCCATGGCAGGAAGGGGAATAACCGATAGAGCGTGGACGGTGGCGGAGCAGACCTTTGTCTCCCTTACGGAAGCGGCAAAGGGTTTCTTTAATCGTCTGGAGGTTTTCGGTTATCAGGAACAGACCCGCCAGTGCAATCTCGTACGGCTATACCAGGGAGGTGAATTATACACCATAATTCCTACAGGCCAGACCCCGACGGGTCAGGCAATCATAGCCGCCGCCATGCTCATGAAAAGGAACGATAAAAGAAAGTTGATCATTCATATTACCGATGGGGCTGCAAATTGCGGGCTGAACGTGGTTGATGCCCTGGAGTACTGCCAGAAAAACAGGATCGAACTCATAACTATCGGGTGCGGGTGTAATCTCCAGACAAGACAGTTTCTACTGGAACGGTATCCCCGGGGGACGGTTTATCTGATGGATGACATTCGGAACTTACCGGAAGGTCTGGAAAATCTTTTTCGGGACAGGCTCTTAAAGAAGTAACATTAGCAATCAATAGGCGTTCAGCTATCAGCTATCAGCAAAAGCAGAAAGATACAAGGGGAAGTCCACAACTCCGGGGGCAAGTTTTCCTGCGTAAGTTAAGGCGCAGGCTAAAGCCTGCGGCTACAATTTATTGATTGCTGATCGCTGATGGCTGAATGCTTGCATTAAGGTGGTGGTGAGGCCATGGTGATTGGGGAGAGCACCGTTGTTAGTATGCATCTTACCCTGAAGGACCAGAGCGGAAGGGTGTTGGAGAGTACCATGGGCAGGAATGGAACTTCACTATGAGGTACAGATTCTGGATGTAAGGCCGGATAACCAGTAGTTTGTGCTCTACGGAAGACCGCGAATTTTCACCAGAGGCGATAGGTGATAGCCCCTTGCCTCAAATTTTTACTGACCGAGCAAGCCAGATGGAAGATGAAAGAGGCAATTTTGTAGATATCACGCGGGAGAAGTTTTACCGGGCAGTGGCGGAGTGTAAGCCCCTCTTTGCCTGGTTTAGTCTCACCGATGCCTGTAACCTGAACTGCAAGTATTGTTTTACCGATGCCAAGTACTATCCTCCGGGTTCCCCAGACCCCCCTCATCATGAATTGAGTACAGAAGAGGTATTTAGTATTATTGATAATATTGCCGAAGCGGGCACTGAGATAGTGATGTTTGCCGGGGGGGAACCAACCTTGAGGGAAGATCTGGTTGAGATAGTGAGATATGCATCCAGCCGGATACGTGTGGCGATGAACAGTAACGGTTATCTTTTAGATGAGCGTCTCTGCCGGGATTTGGCAAGGGCTGGTCTTTCCCAGGTAAAGATTAGCGTGGATGGTATGGAAAAGAATCATGACTGGAATAGAGGGGAAGGGTCTTTCCAGAGGACGATGGATGCTCTCAGGAACCTGGTGAAGGTCGGTGTTCCCAAGGTAATATTGATCATGACACTTACGAACCTGAATTATGATGAGCTGGGGAAAATGGTAGAGCTCTCCATGAATATGGGGATGGATTTTACCATGGTTGAGTTTCTGCCGTTGGGGAGGGCCTCTGAGGGAAAAGAATGGACCTTATCAAAGGAGCAGTTGGAAAGGGCACAGCGGTACTTAGTGGAAGCGCAAGACCGGTATGGATGGCAGAAAGTGTCCTTTGAAAACCGCTATATTGTTGCCGAAGACGAATACTGTAAGAGGATCTGCGCTGATCCGAACGAACCTTGCAATTTTTACGATTTCTGCGTGGGGTGTGTCAGCGGCATATATAGTTACTCTATAACCGCTTCCGGGAAAGTGACGACGGGAGATATAATGACCCTGGAAGTGGGTGATTTAAAAAAGGAAAAATTAAAGGATATCTGGGAAAATGCGGAATTGCTTAAAGTTATAAGGAACAGGGAAAATCTGAAGGGCAAGTGTGGAAAATGCCAGTACAGATATATCTGCGGGGGGTGCAGGAGGAGGGCCTATACCTATACAAGCGATCTCATGGCTGCTGACCCAGGCTGCTGGAGAGGCGCAGGTGACAAATCCGAGACCTAACAGAAAATGAGACTGAAGACTGAAGACTGTTAGGAGGCTATCAGGCTCCTTCAGCCTTCAGCCTTTAGCCTAAATACCTAATAATATGCCTGAAGAGCCGGAAATGATAACCGAGGAAGAACTGAGGCGGTACAACCGACAGCTTTCCCTCATCGGGAGGGAGGGTCAGGAAAAACTCAAGAGGGCTAAAATTCTGATCGCCGGGGCGGGGGGGTTGGGCTCACCGATAGCCACATACCTTGCCTTTGCAGGCGTCGGGTGTATTGTAATCGCCGATAATGATACCGTTTCCGTGAGCAACCTCAACAGGCAAACCCTACACTGGCCCTCCGACGTGGGCAGAAAAAAAACAGCCTCAGCAGAAGAAAAGATACGGGCCATGAACCCTGATGTGGAGGTAGAGGTGATCTCCTGCACGATTGGGGAAACAAATGTAGACGAGATTGTGGGGGATGCCGACTTGATCGTTGATGCGCTGGACAATTTTCCCGCCAGATATCTCCTGAACAGTGTTGCCGTTACACGTCATATCCCCTTTTTTCACGGCGCCGTCAGGGGATTCCACGGCCAGGTCATGACAGTTATACCTCACCAGACGGCCTGCCTTAGATGCGTCTTTCCCCAGAGTCCTCCCGCGGAAACCTTCCCGATCATCGGGGTGACCCCTGGTGTGATCGGTTCCATCCAGGCGACCGAGGTCATTAAGTACCTTACGGGTAAAGGAGAACTGCTGACAAACAGATTGTTGCTCTGGGACGGCCTGTCAGGGGAGATGAATTTCCTCCAAGTGAAGAGAAATCCGTCCTGTCAGGATTGTAGTCGGGGAAAGTAAAAGTGGATTATCTCTATTCCTTGCGGAGGGCCGCTTCTATTTCCATCTTCTTTATCGTAATCAGGAGGGCCGTAAGGGCGGCCTGCGTCATCCCCGGTATCCGCTCGGCCTGTCCGATGGTAGCAGGTTCTAATCTGGTTAATTTCATCTTCAATTCGGTGGAAAGTCCCGGGATGGAGGAGTAGTCCACGTAGGAAGGGATTTTTTTGTCCTCCAGTTCGGCCATCTTCTTGACCGCCTCGACCTGCCGTTTTATGTACCCTTCGTATTTAGCCTCGATCTCGATCTGCTTTTTGACCATCCGATCCAATACCGGTTCCCATCCAGCGAAAACTTTCAGATCATCGTAGGTGATTTCATTCCGTTTGAGGAGCTGGTACAGAGTTGCCGGATTTTTAATTGGTTTAGATCCCATTTTGACAAGGGTCGTGTTGACATCTGGGTTGGGGTAGACTTTTACGGCAGAGAGCTTTTTAATGCCCTCCTCCACCTGCCGGACCTTTTCCTGGAGATGTTCGTAATGCTCCCGACAGATCAGACCCAGGTCATATCCTTTACCCATCAGACGGATGGCGGCGTTATCCTCCCTCAGGATCAGCCTGTATTCAGCCCTCGAGGTAAACATCCGGTACGGTTCATCAACACCCCTGATCACAAGGTCATCAATCATGACCCCCATGTAGGCATCAGACCGGTGGAGAATAAAGGGAGGTTTTTTCTGTACCGCCAGTGCGGCGTTGATGCCGGTCCACAGCCCCTGTGCGGCAGCCTCCTCGTAGCCGGAAGTACCGTTGATCTGTCCGGCGAGGTATAGACCGGCAACGAGTTTGGTTTCGAGGGTCCTTCTGAGTTGTGTCGGTTGTACGAAATCATATTCGATAGCATAGGCTGATCGCATGATCTCAGCCTGTTCGAGGCCGGGAACGCTGTGGACAATATCTTCCTGAAGTGCAGGCGGCATGCTGTTGCCCAGACCTTTGGCGTAAATCTCCTCGGTGTCGAGACCTTCAAACTCGAGAACCACCGGATGTTTTTCTTTATCGGCAAAGCGCATCACCTTATCTTCGAGGGAAGGACAGTAACGGGCGCCGATCCCTCTGATAATGCCCGAGTAAAGTGGAGATTGCCCGATATTGTCTCTGATGAGCCGGTGTGTTTCCTGTGTTGTAGAACTGAAATACGAGGGAAGCCTCTCTTCACGCAGTTTTTCTGTGGTAAAAGAAAAGGGCTGCGGATCGGGATCGCTGTCCTGGCGTTCCAGCCTTGAAAAATCAATGGATGAGGCCCTTAACCTTGGGGGGGTTCCCGTCTTCATTCTGCCCATTTCAAAACCAAGTTCCTTAAGGCAGGCCGCCAGTTGAATGGAGGCGATTTCACCGGCCCGGCCCGCCGGGTAATGGGCAGTACCGACGTGGATCAATCCATTCAGAAACGTTCCTGTGGTAATGATCACGGTTTTCCCGCCGTAAAAGAAACCGGTATTATCCTCCACACCAATCACCCTGCCTCTGGCGATTATCAGGCGATCCACAAGGGCCTGGCGGAGATGCAGGTTCTTCTCCTTTTCCAGGATGGCCTTCATAGCAAGCCGGTAAAGCTGCTTGTCACACTGGAACCGTGTGGATTGGACGGCCGGTCCCTTCGAGGCATTCAGCAGACGAAAGTGGACGGCTGTCCTGTCGGCGACCTTTCCCATCTCGCCGCCCAAGGCATCAATTTCCTTGACGAGTTGACCTTTGGCCAGGCCGCCGATCGCCGGATTGCACGAC
Coding sequences within:
- a CDS encoding phosphopantetheine-binding protein — protein: MDEKKIYEELTNILRLYAKNPEELEKATRDTHILNDLKVNSARLVDVIIKCEDVFGISIEDDEADKIRTIGDALEIIKGKVEVTA
- a CDS encoding lysophospholipid acyltransferase family protein: MMTSVTKGLLQLQYILGWMAIFILGPLYFTAIKLMRYRVRGLKELRREFSLQLKKHEGPWIICANHLTMVDSMLLTYSIASLCTHLRHYRVLPWNLPERDNFQRSIFLTVFCYLAKCIPINRGGDRKEMKKTLDKCAYLLRKKQPLMIFPEGGRSRTGRVDAENFSYGVGRFIKDVDNCKVMCIYLRGDGQETYGTIPKFGERFTALVSVLEPQKTEHSGLRAQRYYAEEIIKRLAQLEEDYFVLRGQRYSGLDRCRCEGKEPEYTLRQPRFYSR
- a CDS encoding 4'-phosphopantetheinyl transferase superfamily protein, translating into MTDAGARGKSRNIRFVNRVFIPDEQRQIFDSSHPDIVLWALWAGKETAYKIIRKSISGAPFIPLLYKVSCPENCKRAGRFPLENDHIPGITDTPWGKVTIRIFITCDYIHCIGTMDLSGGIDSVVWKVDLLPPVAEAIAEYEDESAFLRETIRRHLSVFLNRTPEEIEIRRSEGALGPPFVYLKDKPAGIDISLSHDGKFTAYAFIISGDKLFSIS
- a CDS encoding ABC transporter permease; this translates as MIAAIERLGDASLNTTRSLRDTISFAMRVILRMFDRKTYNSAMKMVLIDQIYFTSVQILPLFITASVIFGSLLTGIVFKVIKDLGLVEYLGRILMGFVVTEMSPFITVMLIALRSSSAINTEVAVMKVNKELKTLEVFNIDVINYLFLPRIINGMISLILLSSLFSIVVLTSGLLFSRIILGMSLDAYTRVLLTSVDFSDIIILILKCATFGFFITLLPIRCGMTASNELTSIPVSVLNGMVKVFISIVIIEVLTLIARSI
- a CDS encoding MoaD family protein gives rise to the protein MSITVIIPGSLKDWFGSSDQATCEGKTMGECIDDLDSKFPGFRRRVVDEKGGISSSVMIFLDGQNLRSLDGLATPVKDGDEVSIIPFAAGG
- a CDS encoding AAA family ATPase produces the protein MVDFAKQLKVPSLDPYFFVLEEDRINMDRLEKLSERHPINILITGNQGCGKSSLIRQFASYYQRPMAIFQVGLLLEAGQLFGQQRLKDGETFYQSFLFPRVIRVPGCVIHLEEINRSENPHALNELFSVLSEERSIWIDELGLVEVAPRVIFFATMNEGVEFSGTDELDAALKDRFYRIRLEYPPVSIEKEILVLKTGVSPSVAGDILNIVNKLRSNKQSPIDISIRHSLMIAELAATGAPLREAIIYSLQISMDILESLLLSIHVETGDTEVEPRRYERYVPPGYIPSQGG
- a CDS encoding vWA domain-containing protein, producing MNIKIAESNNAPAKNYIAPEGPQKAYSRYWRKNYSRHEATELATVLTAMRKVAGHIGINVKPVFWRGMSASPDNSIVLEPAEVRGMYPVPFRKIDLLVGQVVREAFGCIEWGDWVKDQVKQRRSPLPEGLKDYLSSFISVVEDLYIAELVRPTVWHLYLSKYWGFLIRKRERDPSLPPTAASLASIWRGMVFFQTLPDNLHHYYDDLIEILLEYSQTIRELKGLSTLAERRNRRVEIYLEMWDRICSIIEEWEKFVPSPDGVNIQDEAAPKVKTPEALREEKEENPDRDDNKEEEPAGLDEELAAQISFKLDEGESDLTQHISVAVEDPQAKAMNTSFTRAVAKCNVSADQSQVERLKRIFQRQKALIRRARIKGIIRGVDMGKIDARRLYRVPLDGKIFKRKDISGSDYSWNISIVADASASMAGRGITDRAWTVAEQTFVSLTEAAKGFFNRLEVFGYQEQTRQCNLVRLYQGGELYTIIPTGQTPTGQAIIAAAMLMKRNDKRKLIIHITDGAANCGLNVVDALEYCQKNRIELITIGCGCNLQTRQFLLERYPRGTVYLMDDIRNLPEGLENLFRDRLLKK
- a CDS encoding radical SAM protein, with amino-acid sequence MEDERGNFVDITREKFYRAVAECKPLFAWFSLTDACNLNCKYCFTDAKYYPPGSPDPPHHELSTEEVFSIIDNIAEAGTEIVMFAGGEPTLREDLVEIVRYASSRIRVAMNSNGYLLDERLCRDLARAGLSQVKISVDGMEKNHDWNRGEGSFQRTMDALRNLVKVGVPKVILIMTLTNLNYDELGKMVELSMNMGMDFTMVEFLPLGRASEGKEWTLSKEQLERAQRYLVEAQDRYGWQKVSFENRYIVAEDEYCKRICADPNEPCNFYDFCVGCVSGIYSYSITASGKVTTGDIMTLEVGDLKKEKLKDIWENAELLKVIRNRENLKGKCGKCQYRYICGGCRRRAYTYTSDLMAADPGCWRGAGDKSET
- a CDS encoding HesA/MoeB/ThiF family protein, whose translation is MITEEELRRYNRQLSLIGREGQEKLKRAKILIAGAGGLGSPIATYLAFAGVGCIVIADNDTVSVSNLNRQTLHWPSDVGRKKTASAEEKIRAMNPDVEVEVISCTIGETNVDEIVGDADLIVDALDNFPARYLLNSVAVTRHIPFFHGAVRGFHGQVMTVIPHQTACLRCVFPQSPPAETFPIIGVTPGVIGSIQATEVIKYLTGKGELLTNRLLLWDGLSGEMNFLQVKRNPSCQDCSRGK